From a region of the Labrus mixtus chromosome 5, fLabMix1.1, whole genome shotgun sequence genome:
- the LOC132974898 gene encoding NACHT, LRR and PYD domains-containing protein 3-like isoform X2 has translation MDQCEDTEEGVPPSKTSLCEEHEALRMQEQRPDSPGPSCVSMKSDRSKRLPIFFKDGHPADGRMQEQRPDSPGPSCVSMKSDWSMGRIIDFKDGRPADGRVQQESSNVHRDQPDQQNPTDLDSIFMLLEENIITFVKNELKRVQRVLSPDYPECLESQSEDEEQGRSCKEAFLKITLHFLRRMKQEELADCLQSRTVAAECRRKLKSNLKEKFQCVFEGIVKAGNPTLLNQIYTELYITEGGTGEVNDEHEVRQIETASRKPHRPETTIRQEDIFKVSPGRDEPIRRVMTKGVAGIGKTVLTQKFTLDWAEDKDNQDIHFTFPFTFRELNVLKKKKFSLLELVHHFFPETKEAGICRFEEFQVVFIFDGLDECRLPLDFKNNQTLTDVTESTSVDVLLTNLIRGKLLPSARLWITTRPAAANQIPPECVDMVTEVRGFTDPQKEEYFRKRFRNEEQASRIISHIKTSRSLHIMCHIPVFCWITATVLEDVLKTREGGELPKTLTEMYIHFLVVQSKLKNIKYDGGAETDPQWNKKSRKMIESLGKLAFEQLQKGNLIFYDSDLTECDIDIREASVYSGVFTQIFKEERGLYQDKVFCFIHLSVQEFLAALHVHLTFINSGVNLMSEEQTTSRWSKLFREKPNPTPLYLSAVNQALQSPNGHLDLFLRFLLGLSLETNQNLIRGLLTHTGSGSKTNQKTVKYIKKKISEDLSAEKSINLFHCLNELNDRSLVEEIQQSLILGRLSTDKLSPAQWSALVFILLSSEKDLDVFDLKKYSASEEALLRLLPVIKASNKALLSGCNLSERSCEALSSVLSSQSSSLRELDLSNNNLQDSGVKLLCSGLKSPLCRLDTLSLSNCLITGEGCTSLASALSSSPLRDLDLSYNHPGERGEKLLSARLEDPHCRLETLRLDHSGLHRLKPGLRKYLQQLLVSKKELPPEQQEWSHILDQEDTKPQHIKEEHEELWSSQEEEQLQELEEADTAKFPFTPVSVKSEDDEEKPQSSQLHQRQTEQMETGVDREDCGGAEPEWYSDPERHLQPETEVKTEDSYEPETDGSHDWQETREDLSELNLKNKELKTGKRAHRCSECAKIFNVKENLTRHMMIHTGEKPFSCSQCEKVFTHKASLTCHMAIHRGEKPFSSPFCSKAFQQKGVLTQHILVHTGEKLFSCSECGKRFRFEGNLTKHMMIHTGEKQYRCSHCGKRCTHKASLTYHMAIHREKSFRCSECGKTFYRQRDLTIHMILHTGENPFSCSQCGKQFRQKGGLKSHMLVHTGAKAFSCSFCSKSFTQRESLARHMLVHTGEKPFNCLECGKRFNRKQLLTKHILVHTGEKAFSCSVCSKSFTQRGNLIRHMLVHTGEKCSTSD, from the exons gatgcaggaacagagaccagactctcctggacccagctgtgtgtccatgaagagtgaCTGGTCTATGGGTCGTATTATTGACTTTAAAGATGGACGTCCTGCTGATGGAag AGTTCAACAGGAGAGCTCCAACGTTCACAGAGATCAACCAGACCAGCAGAATCCAACAGACCTGGACTCCATCTTTATG ctgctggaggagaacatCATCACCTTTGTGAAGAACGAGCTGAAGAGAGTCCAGAGGGTTCTGAGTCCAGATTACCCAGAATGCTTAGAGAGTCAgagtgaggatgaagagcaggGGAGAAGCTGTAAAGAAGCATTTTTGAAGATCACTCTGCACTTCCTGAGGagaatgaagcaggaggagctggctgactgtctgcagagca gaaCAGTCGCTGCAGAGTGCCGGCGTAAACTCAAATCTAACCTGAAGGAGaagttccagtgtgtgtttgaggggattGTTAAAGCAGGAAACCCAACCCTTCTGAACCAGATCTACAcagagctctacatcacagagggagggactggAGAGGTCAATGATGAACATGAGGTCAGACAGATTGAAACAGCATCCAGGAAACCACACAGACCAGAAAcaaccatcagacaagaagacatctttaaagtctcacctggaagagatgaaccaatcagaagagtGATGACAAAGGGAGTGGCTGGCATCGGGaaaacagtcttaacacagAAGTTCACTTTGGATTGggctgaagacaaagacaaccaGGACATACACttcacatttccattcactttcagagagctgaatgtgctgaagaagaaaaagttcagCCTGTTGGAACTTGTTCATCACTTCTTTCCTGAAACCAAAGAAGCAggaatctgcaggtttgaagagttccaggttgtgttcatttttgacggtctggatgagtgtcgacttcctctggactttaaaaacaaccagACCCTGACTGATGTCACAGAGTCCACCTCAGTGGATGTGCTGCTGACAAACCTCATCAGGGGGAAACTGCTTCCCTCTGCTCGCCTCTGGATAACCAcacgacctgcagcagccaatcagatccctcctgagtgtgttgacatggtgacagaggtcagagggttcACTGACCCACAGAAGGAGGAGTACTTCAGGAAGAGATTCAGAAATGAGGAGCAGGCCAGCAGAATCATCTCCCACATCAAAACATCCAGaagcctccacatcatgtgccacatcccagtcttctgctggatcactgctacagttctggaggatgtgctgaagaccagagagggaggagagctgcccaagaccctgactgagatgtacatccacttcctggtggttcagtccaaactgaagaacatcaagtatgatggaggagctgagacagatccacagtggaataaaaagagcaggaagatgattgagtctctgggaaaactggcttttgagcagctgcagaaaggaaacctgaTCTTCTATgactcagacctgacagagtgtgACATTGATATCAGAGAAGCCTCAGTGTACTCAGGAGTGTTCACACAgatctttaaagaggagagaggactgtaccaggacaaggtgttctgcttcatccatctgagtgttcaggagtttctggCTGCTCTTCATGTCCATCTGACCTTCATCAACTCTGGAGTCAATCTGATGtcagaagaacaaacaacatCCAGGTGGTCTAAATTATTCAGAGAAAAACCTAACCCAACACCTTTATATCTGAGTGCTGTGAACCAGGCCTTACAGAGTCCTAATGGACACCTGGACTTGttcctccgcttcctcctcGGTCTTTCTCTAGAGACCAATCAGAATCTCATACGAggtctgctgacacacacaggaagtggctcaaagaccaatcagaaaacagtcaagtacatcaagaagaagatcagtgaggatctgtctgcagagaaaagcatCAATCTGTTCCACTGTCTGAATGAACTGAATGATCGTTCTCTAGTGGAGGAGATCCAACAGTCCCTGATATTAGGACGTCTCTCTACAGATAAACTGTCTCCTGCTCAGTGGTCAGCTCTGGTCTTCATCTTACTGTCATCAGAAAAAGATCTGGACGTGTTTGACCTGAAGAAATACTCTGCTTCAGAGGAGGCTCTTCTGAGGCTGCTGCCTGTGATCAAAGCTTCAAACAAAGCTCT GCTGAGTGGCTGTAACctctcagagagaagctgtgaagctctgtcctcagtcctcagctcccagtcctctagtctgagagagctggacctgagcaacaacaacctgcaggattcaggagtgaagctgctgtgtagtgGACTAAAGAGTCCTCTCTGTAGACTGGACACTCTCAG tctgtcaAACTGTCTGATCACAGGAGAAGGTTGTAcgtctctggcctcagctctaagctcctcccccctgCGAGATCTGGACCTGAGCTACAATCATCcaggagaacgaggagagaagctgctgtctgctcGACTGGAGGATccacactgcagactggagacactgag GTTGGACCATAGTGGACTGCACAGACTGAAGCCTGGTCTgaggaagt atctccagcagctgttggtgagtaaaaaagagcttccacctgagcagcaggagtggagccacattctggaccaggaggacactaagccccaacacattaaagaagaacatgaggaactgtggagcagtcaggaggaagaacagcttcaagaactggaggaggctgataccgccaagttccccttcactcctgtctctgtgaagagtgaagatgatgaagagaaacctcagtcctcacagcttcatcagagacaaactgaacagatggaaacaggagttgatagagaggactgtggaggagcagaaccagagtggtactcagatccagagagacatttacaaccagagactgaggtcAAGACTGAAGACTCTTATGAACCTGAGACTGATGGCAGTCATGATTggcaagagacaagagaagatctgtcagaattaaacttgaaaaataagGAACTTAAGACTGGTAAGAGAGCACATAGGTGCTCGGAGTGCGCTAAAATATTTAACGTAAAAGAAAATTTGACCAgacacatgatgattcacactggagaaaaacccttcagctgctctcaaTGTGAGAAAGTATTTACACATAAGGCCAGTCTGACATGTCACATGGCAATTCACAGAGGGGAGAAACCCTTCAGTTCCCCTTTTTGCAGTAAAGCATTTCAACAAAAAGGAGTCTTAACCCAACACAttttagttcatacaggagagaaactcttcagctgctctgagtgtggtaaaaggtttAGATTTGAGGGAAATCTGACcaaacacatgatgattcacactggagagaaacaaTATCGCTGCTCTCACTGTGGGAAAAGATGTACCCATAAGGCTAGTCTGACATATCACATGGCAATTCACAGAGAGAAATCCTTTAgatgctctgagtgtggtaaaacattttacagacaaAGAGATCTGACTATACACATGATTCTGCATACGGGAGAAAAccccttcagctgctctcagtGTGGAAAACAATTTAGACAAAAGGGGGGTCTGAAgtcacacatgttagttcacacaggagcgaaagccttcagctgctctttttgcagtaaaagttttaccCAAAGAGAAAGTCTGgccagacacatgttagttcacacaggagagaaacccttcaacTGTCTTGAGTGcggtaaaagatttaaccgaAAACAGTTGCTGACCAAACACatattagttcacacaggagagaaagccttcagctgctctgtttgcagtaaaagttttaccCAAAGAGGAAATCTGATCAGACACATGTTAGTCCACACTGGAGAGAAATGCTCAACCTCAGACTGA
- the LOC132974898 gene encoding NACHT, LRR and PYD domains-containing protein 3-like isoform X5 codes for MDQCEDTEEGVPPSKTSLCEEHEALRMQEQRPDSPGPSCVSMKSDRSKRLPIFFKDGHPADGRMQEQRPDSPGPSCVSMKSDWSMGRIIDFKDGRPADGRVQQESSNVHRDQPDQQNPTDLDSIFMLLEENIITFVKNELKRVQRVLSPDYPECLESQSEDEEQGRSCKEAFLKITLHFLRRMKQEELADCLQSRTVAAECRRKLKSNLKEKFQCVFEGIVKAGNPTLLNQIYTELYITEGGTGEVNDEHEVRQIETASRKPHRPETTIRQEDIFKVSPGRDEPIRRVMTKGVAGIGKTVLTQKFTLDWAEDKDNQDIHFTFPFTFRELNVLKKKKFSLLELVHHFFPETKEAGICRFEEFQVVFIFDGLDECRLPLDFKNNQTLTDVTESTSVDVLLTNLIRGKLLPSARLWITTRPAAANQIPPECVDMVTEVRGFTDPQKEEYFRKRFRNEEQASRIISHIKTSRSLHIMCHIPVFCWITATVLEDVLKTREGGELPKTLTEMYIHFLVVQSKLKNIKYDGGAETDPQWNKKSRKMIESLGKLAFEQLQKGNLIFYDSDLTECDIDIREASVYSGVFTQIFKEERGLYQDKVFCFIHLSVQEFLAALHVHLTFINSGVNLMSEEQTTSRWSKLFREKPNPTPLYLSAVNQALQSPNGHLDLFLRFLLGLSLETNQNLIRGLLTHTGSGSKTNQKTVKYIKKKISEDLSAEKSINLFHCLNELNDRSLVEEIQQSLILGRLSTDKLSPAQWSALVFILLSSEKDLDVFDLKKYSASEEALLRLLPVIKASNKALLSGCNLSERSCEALSSVLSSQSSSLRELDLSNNNLQDSGVKLLCSGLKSPLCRLDTLSLSNCLITGEGCTSLASALSSSPLRDLDLSYNHPGERGEKLLSARLEDPHCRLETLRLDHSGLHRLKPGLRKYLQQLLVSKKELPPEQQEWSHILDQEDTKPQHIKEEHEELWSSQEEEQLQELEEADTAKFPFTPVSVKSEDDEEKPQSSQLHQRQTEQMETGVDREDCGGAEPEWYSDPERHLQPETEVKTEDSYEPETDGSHDWQETREDLSELNLKNKELKTGKRAHRCSECAKIFNVKENLTRHMMIHTGEKPFSCSQCEKVFTHKASLTCHMAIHRGEKPFSSPFCSKAFQQKGVLTQHILVHTGEKLFSCSECGKRFRFEGNLTKHMMIHTGEKQYRCSHCGKRCTHKASLTYHMAIHREKSFRCSECGKTFYRQRDLTIHMILHTGENPFSCSQCGKQFRQKGVWPDTC; via the exons gatgcaggaacagagaccagactctcctggacccagctgtgtgtccatgaagagtgaCTGGTCTATGGGTCGTATTATTGACTTTAAAGATGGACGTCCTGCTGATGGAag AGTTCAACAGGAGAGCTCCAACGTTCACAGAGATCAACCAGACCAGCAGAATCCAACAGACCTGGACTCCATCTTTATG ctgctggaggagaacatCATCACCTTTGTGAAGAACGAGCTGAAGAGAGTCCAGAGGGTTCTGAGTCCAGATTACCCAGAATGCTTAGAGAGTCAgagtgaggatgaagagcaggGGAGAAGCTGTAAAGAAGCATTTTTGAAGATCACTCTGCACTTCCTGAGGagaatgaagcaggaggagctggctgactgtctgcagagca gaaCAGTCGCTGCAGAGTGCCGGCGTAAACTCAAATCTAACCTGAAGGAGaagttccagtgtgtgtttgaggggattGTTAAAGCAGGAAACCCAACCCTTCTGAACCAGATCTACAcagagctctacatcacagagggagggactggAGAGGTCAATGATGAACATGAGGTCAGACAGATTGAAACAGCATCCAGGAAACCACACAGACCAGAAAcaaccatcagacaagaagacatctttaaagtctcacctggaagagatgaaccaatcagaagagtGATGACAAAGGGAGTGGCTGGCATCGGGaaaacagtcttaacacagAAGTTCACTTTGGATTGggctgaagacaaagacaaccaGGACATACACttcacatttccattcactttcagagagctgaatgtgctgaagaagaaaaagttcagCCTGTTGGAACTTGTTCATCACTTCTTTCCTGAAACCAAAGAAGCAggaatctgcaggtttgaagagttccaggttgtgttcatttttgacggtctggatgagtgtcgacttcctctggactttaaaaacaaccagACCCTGACTGATGTCACAGAGTCCACCTCAGTGGATGTGCTGCTGACAAACCTCATCAGGGGGAAACTGCTTCCCTCTGCTCGCCTCTGGATAACCAcacgacctgcagcagccaatcagatccctcctgagtgtgttgacatggtgacagaggtcagagggttcACTGACCCACAGAAGGAGGAGTACTTCAGGAAGAGATTCAGAAATGAGGAGCAGGCCAGCAGAATCATCTCCCACATCAAAACATCCAGaagcctccacatcatgtgccacatcccagtcttctgctggatcactgctacagttctggaggatgtgctgaagaccagagagggaggagagctgcccaagaccctgactgagatgtacatccacttcctggtggttcagtccaaactgaagaacatcaagtatgatggaggagctgagacagatccacagtggaataaaaagagcaggaagatgattgagtctctgggaaaactggcttttgagcagctgcagaaaggaaacctgaTCTTCTATgactcagacctgacagagtgtgACATTGATATCAGAGAAGCCTCAGTGTACTCAGGAGTGTTCACACAgatctttaaagaggagagaggactgtaccaggacaaggtgttctgcttcatccatctgagtgttcaggagtttctggCTGCTCTTCATGTCCATCTGACCTTCATCAACTCTGGAGTCAATCTGATGtcagaagaacaaacaacatCCAGGTGGTCTAAATTATTCAGAGAAAAACCTAACCCAACACCTTTATATCTGAGTGCTGTGAACCAGGCCTTACAGAGTCCTAATGGACACCTGGACTTGttcctccgcttcctcctcGGTCTTTCTCTAGAGACCAATCAGAATCTCATACGAggtctgctgacacacacaggaagtggctcaaagaccaatcagaaaacagtcaagtacatcaagaagaagatcagtgaggatctgtctgcagagaaaagcatCAATCTGTTCCACTGTCTGAATGAACTGAATGATCGTTCTCTAGTGGAGGAGATCCAACAGTCCCTGATATTAGGACGTCTCTCTACAGATAAACTGTCTCCTGCTCAGTGGTCAGCTCTGGTCTTCATCTTACTGTCATCAGAAAAAGATCTGGACGTGTTTGACCTGAAGAAATACTCTGCTTCAGAGGAGGCTCTTCTGAGGCTGCTGCCTGTGATCAAAGCTTCAAACAAAGCTCT GCTGAGTGGCTGTAACctctcagagagaagctgtgaagctctgtcctcagtcctcagctcccagtcctctagtctgagagagctggacctgagcaacaacaacctgcaggattcaggagtgaagctgctgtgtagtgGACTAAAGAGTCCTCTCTGTAGACTGGACACTCTCAG tctgtcaAACTGTCTGATCACAGGAGAAGGTTGTAcgtctctggcctcagctctaagctcctcccccctgCGAGATCTGGACCTGAGCTACAATCATCcaggagaacgaggagagaagctgctgtctgctcGACTGGAGGATccacactgcagactggagacactgag GTTGGACCATAGTGGACTGCACAGACTGAAGCCTGGTCTgaggaagt atctccagcagctgttggtgagtaaaaaagagcttccacctgagcagcaggagtggagccacattctggaccaggaggacactaagccccaacacattaaagaagaacatgaggaactgtggagcagtcaggaggaagaacagcttcaagaactggaggaggctgataccgccaagttccccttcactcctgtctctgtgaagagtgaagatgatgaagagaaacctcagtcctcacagcttcatcagagacaaactgaacagatggaaacaggagttgatagagaggactgtggaggagcagaaccagagtggtactcagatccagagagacatttacaaccagagactgaggtcAAGACTGAAGACTCTTATGAACCTGAGACTGATGGCAGTCATGATTggcaagagacaagagaagatctgtcagaattaaacttgaaaaataagGAACTTAAGACTGGTAAGAGAGCACATAGGTGCTCGGAGTGCGCTAAAATATTTAACGTAAAAGAAAATTTGACCAgacacatgatgattcacactggagaaaaacccttcagctgctctcaaTGTGAGAAAGTATTTACACATAAGGCCAGTCTGACATGTCACATGGCAATTCACAGAGGGGAGAAACCCTTCAGTTCCCCTTTTTGCAGTAAAGCATTTCAACAAAAAGGAGTCTTAACCCAACACAttttagttcatacaggagagaaactcttcagctgctctgagtgtggtaaaaggtttAGATTTGAGGGAAATCTGACcaaacacatgatgattcacactggagagaaacaaTATCGCTGCTCTCACTGTGGGAAAAGATGTACCCATAAGGCTAGTCTGACATATCACATGGCAATTCACAGAGAGAAATCCTTTAgatgctctgagtgtggtaaaacattttacagacaaAGAGATCTGACTATACACATGATTCTGCATACGGGAGAAAAccccttcagctgctctcagtGTGGAAAACAATTTAGACAAAAGGGGG TCTGgccagacacatgttag